One Dokdonia sp. Dokd-P16 genomic window carries:
- a CDS encoding DUF5689 domain-containing protein: MKTKLLNALLCFMLALCSVNVNAQSVFINEFHYDNAGGDVNEGIELAGPEGTDLAGWSLVLYNGSNNEPYRTIDLSGVIANQQNGFGTVNFLITGIQNGAPDGIALVDAAGDVIQFLSYEGELTAVGGPADGLTSIDVGVVEGADTSTESSLSLSGNGTEAEDFTWEITQGNTFGAVNINQVFGTLIITPVINEFVFNHTGSDTDEFIEVLAGANEDLSTYSILIIEGDVDAAGNITSVFPLGTTTADGLFTTPFQINVFQNGSQTILLVTNFTGSVGDSIDLDVDGLIDVISWDEIIDGVAISDGGDGDFSYANVVLANDFDGGTFTVGGASRIPSGTNTGSTTDWIRNNFNGAGLPSFPSAIASAGEAINSPNSENSIVTSEPTNDAVLLINEIDADNTGTDTMEFVELYDGGTGNTLLDGYTLVFYNGSSDTSYASYSLDGFTTDANGFFVLGNESIASASIVFASNGIQNGADAIALYKDATNDFASGSLVDLDNLQDAVVYDTNDADDDGLLILLKEGQQQLNEDELSNKDTFSLQRFTNGSGGLRETATYVNALPTPGATNSNATEPITLVINELDADTAGSDSQEFLEIFDGGQGNTSLSGFVVVAYNGNGDAVYNTFDLEGFTTNEEGYFVLGNADVLNVDLVIPGNSFQNGADAIGLYQGTAVDFPNGLVVTLDGLVDAIVYGTDDDTDQELIVLLNSGQEQLNENSNGSKDSESLQRIPNGQGGARNTANYIAQTPTPGGANDAVVTAGEILTIAQVRATAEGDTVTTTGILTVSDQFNGPAFIQDETGGIAIFDNLVHGENVFAIGDSITVTGTRSSFNDLAQISPVNIVEINAPSTSVIEPITITLSQLSDYEGQLVRVIDASFPNEGDLLFGNSNFELTDSSGTGQLRIDGNASSLITLTQPSSCDIVGVVGRFGDNFQLLPRLASDIPCATPFESPDETSDVSRDDSFDVVAWNIEWFGDENNAPPAGRPMSDEIQRDSVRTVLRRLDADVIAVEEIADDVLFAELVDGLEGYDYILSDAVSNPTGTPPFQKLGFIYKTATVNPVKTQALLATIHPLYNGGDDSALVDYPSTTDRFYASGRLPFLMTADVTINGTTEQIDLIALHARANGSTQSQNRYDMRRYDVEVLKDSLDVQFSDRKVILLGDYNDDVDETVADEVPTTESSFIAYVQDPENYNVVTSVLSDAGFRSFVSRENMIDHIAITNELFDNYIESSASVGYQFYDEDYAFTASDHFPVSARFIFDTIEPLEVAAIEAFDITCFGANDGVATVSITGGVAPYNYVWSDGQTENFAENLTEGTYSVIITDSNDDELLVENINISSPAQITFSVSDDVTIYKGYGSDCTTLSVSEIVADGDTSILWSTGETTDSITFCPEATSTVSVTVMDDNGCETAKEITVTVEDVTCGNNPYIQRVQLCYKGRSLCVSRYAARVFLRKGATLGSCDNSSIVISKIKVFPNPVIKDANVKITSSIDTEVFFELYNIFGVRVFSQNATISEGQSITTLQLGSLHRGFYFLKPTVNGVVQGTKVLIKR; encoded by the coding sequence ATGAAAACAAAATTACTCAACGCACTTTTGTGTTTTATGCTGGCACTTTGTAGTGTCAATGTAAATGCTCAAAGTGTCTTTATTAATGAATTCCACTATGACAACGCTGGGGGCGATGTTAATGAAGGAATTGAATTAGCTGGTCCCGAGGGAACGGATTTAGCAGGATGGTCATTAGTGTTATACAATGGCTCAAATAACGAACCTTATAGAACTATAGATCTTTCAGGTGTAATAGCCAATCAACAAAATGGCTTTGGAACTGTAAATTTTTTAATTACAGGAATTCAGAATGGTGCTCCAGACGGTATTGCTCTTGTAGATGCAGCTGGTGACGTTATTCAGTTTTTATCTTATGAAGGAGAGCTTACTGCTGTAGGCGGCCCTGCAGATGGACTTACTAGTATTGATGTAGGTGTAGTAGAAGGAGCAGATACTTCAACCGAAAGTTCACTTTCTCTATCTGGTAATGGTACAGAAGCGGAAGATTTCACTTGGGAGATTACACAAGGAAATACCTTTGGAGCGGTAAATATCAATCAAGTTTTTGGGACTTTGATAATCACGCCTGTGATCAATGAATTTGTATTTAATCATACGGGATCTGATACAGACGAGTTTATAGAGGTGCTTGCAGGTGCTAATGAAGACTTATCTACGTATTCAATTTTAATCATTGAAGGTGATGTAGATGCAGCTGGTAATATTACTTCTGTATTCCCATTAGGAACAACAACTGCAGATGGACTTTTTACCACACCTTTTCAAATCAATGTTTTTCAAAATGGTTCTCAAACGATATTACTTGTTACAAACTTTACAGGTAGTGTAGGGGATAGCATTGATTTGGATGTAGATGGATTAATCGATGTTATTTCTTGGGATGAAATTATTGATGGTGTGGCTATAAGCGATGGAGGAGATGGAGATTTTTCATATGCAAATGTGGTACTAGCTAATGATTTTGATGGAGGTACTTTCACAGTAGGTGGTGCATCAAGAATTCCTAGCGGAACTAATACGGGTAGCACAACAGACTGGATTAGAAATAATTTTAATGGCGCTGGACTTCCAAGTTTTCCTAGTGCAATAGCATCTGCTGGTGAAGCTATTAATTCTCCAAATTCTGAAAATAGTATAGTTACTTCAGAACCAACAAACGATGCAGTATTACTTATCAATGAAATTGATGCAGACAATACTGGTACAGACACCATGGAGTTTGTTGAATTATATGACGGAGGAACGGGTAATACGCTTCTTGATGGATATACGTTAGTATTTTACAACGGTTCTAGTGATACTAGTTATGCATCTTATTCATTAGATGGATTCACTACAGATGCCAATGGTTTTTTTGTATTAGGAAATGAATCAATAGCTTCTGCGAGCATTGTTTTTGCTAGTAATGGGATTCAAAACGGAGCAGACGCTATTGCTCTTTATAAAGATGCTACCAATGATTTTGCAAGTGGAAGTCTAGTAGATCTTGACAACCTGCAAGATGCCGTTGTTTACGATACTAATGATGCCGATGATGATGGTTTGCTCATACTTCTAAAAGAAGGTCAGCAACAACTTAATGAAGATGAGTTAAGTAATAAGGATACATTCTCTCTACAACGATTTACAAATGGATCAGGTGGTCTACGCGAAACTGCAACGTACGTGAATGCATTACCTACTCCTGGAGCCACAAATAGTAATGCTACTGAACCAATTACTTTAGTCATTAATGAACTTGATGCAGACACTGCGGGATCAGATTCTCAAGAGTTTCTTGAAATCTTTGATGGTGGACAGGGTAACACTTCTCTATCTGGATTTGTTGTTGTCGCTTATAATGGAAATGGAGATGCTGTTTATAATACATTTGACTTAGAAGGGTTTACTACAAATGAAGAAGGATACTTTGTATTAGGAAATGCAGATGTTCTAAATGTAGATTTAGTAATTCCGGGCAATTCATTTCAAAATGGAGCAGACGCTATAGGTTTATATCAGGGAACCGCTGTAGATTTTCCAAATGGATTAGTAGTAACCCTTGATGGACTCGTTGATGCAATTGTTTATGGAACAGATGATGATACAGATCAAGAACTAATTGTGTTATTAAATTCTGGACAAGAACAACTAAATGAAAATTCAAATGGAAGTAAAGACTCAGAGTCATTACAGAGAATTCCAAATGGACAAGGAGGTGCTAGAAATACAGCAAACTATATTGCTCAAACTCCTACGCCAGGAGGGGCAAATGACGCTGTTGTTACAGCAGGTGAAATACTTACAATCGCACAGGTGAGAGCAACCGCGGAAGGAGATACCGTAACAACTACTGGAATCTTAACAGTAAGTGATCAGTTTAATGGTCCGGCATTTATTCAAGATGAAACTGGTGGGATTGCTATATTTGATAATCTTGTTCATGGTGAAAATGTATTTGCTATCGGTGATTCTATCACAGTTACAGGTACGAGAAGTTCGTTTAATGACCTTGCTCAGATAAGCCCTGTTAATATTGTAGAGATAAACGCTCCATCCACAAGTGTTATAGAGCCTATTACTATCACTTTATCACAATTATCTGATTATGAAGGTCAGTTGGTGCGTGTTATTGATGCAAGCTTTCCTAATGAAGGAGATTTACTTTTTGGAAATTCTAATTTTGAACTTACAGATAGCAGTGGAACTGGTCAGTTGCGTATAGATGGGAATGCATCTTCACTAATTACATTAACACAACCTAGTAGTTGTGATATTGTAGGGGTCGTAGGTCGCTTTGGTGATAATTTCCAATTATTACCTAGACTAGCAAGTGATATACCTTGCGCTACTCCTTTTGAAAGTCCAGATGAAACTTCTGATGTTTCAAGAGATGATAGCTTTGATGTAGTCGCGTGGAATATTGAGTGGTTTGGAGATGAAAATAATGCTCCGCCAGCAGGAAGACCTATGTCTGACGAAATACAGAGAGATAGCGTACGTACAGTATTAAGAAGATTAGATGCAGATGTTATTGCTGTAGAAGAAATAGCAGATGATGTTCTTTTTGCAGAGCTTGTGGATGGACTAGAAGGCTACGATTATATTCTTTCTGATGCTGTTTCTAATCCTACGGGAACACCACCTTTTCAAAAGCTTGGTTTTATTTACAAAACTGCTACGGTGAATCCTGTAAAAACACAAGCACTATTAGCTACTATACACCCATTATATAATGGAGGTGATGATAGTGCTTTAGTAGATTACCCTAGTACTACAGATCGTTTCTATGCAAGTGGACGTTTACCGTTCTTAATGACTGCAGATGTTACTATCAATGGTACCACAGAACAAATAGATTTAATAGCACTACATGCTCGTGCAAATGGTAGTACTCAATCTCAAAATAGGTATGATATGCGTCGTTATGATGTAGAAGTACTTAAGGATTCTTTAGATGTACAATTTTCAGATAGAAAAGTTATTCTTTTGGGAGATTACAATGATGATGTAGATGAGACAGTTGCAGATGAAGTACCTACAACAGAATCATCTTTTATCGCTTATGTACAGGATCCAGAGAACTACAATGTGGTAACTAGTGTATTAAGTGATGCTGGATTTAGATCTTTTGTATCTAGAGAAAATATGATTGACCACATTGCAATTACAAATGAACTTTTTGATAATTATATTGAGAGCAGTGCATCTGTAGGATATCAATTTTATGATGAAGATTATGCATTTACAGCGTCAGATCACTTTCCTGTTTCTGCTAGATTTATATTTGATACTATAGAGCCTTTAGAAGTTGCGGCTATTGAAGCATTTGACATCACCTGTTTTGGTGCAAATGATGGCGTTGCAACCGTTTCTATAACTGGAGGTGTTGCTCCTTATAACTATGTTTGGAGTGATGGTCAAACAGAAAATTTTGCAGAGAATTTAACTGAAGGTACTTACTCAGTTATTATTACCGACAGTAATGACGATGAACTTCTTGTTGAGAACATCAATATATCTAGCCCTGCTCAGATAACCTTTTCAGTATCTGACGATGTGACTATATACAAAGGTTACGGGTCAGACTGCACTACTTTATCAGTTTCTGAAATTGTGGCTGATGGTGACACATCCATTTTATGGAGTACAGGCGAGACTACAGATAGTATCACTTTTTGTCCTGAAGCAACGAGTACTGTTTCGGTTACTGTAATGGATGATAATGGATGTGAGACTGCAAAGGAAATTACTGTTACTGTCGAAGATGTTACTTGCGGTAATAACCCATATATACAACGCGTTCAGCTCTGTTACAAAGGGCGTTCACTTTGTGTAAGCCGTTATGCTGCAAGGGTGTTTTTACGAAAAGGTGCAACTTTAGGGTCTTGTGATAACTCTTCAATTGTTATTTCTAAGATTAAAGTATTTCCTAATCCGGTAATTAAAGATGCCAATGTGAAAATCACTAGTTCTATAGATACCGAAGTGTTTTTCGAATTATACAATATTTTTGGAGTTCGTGTATTTTCTCAAAATGCAACAATTTCTGAAGGGCAATCAATCACTACGCTACAACTAGGGAGCTTACATAGAGGTTTTTACTTCTTAAAGCCAACTGTAAATGGTGTAGTACAAGGGACGAAGGTTCTTATTAAGAGATAA
- a CDS encoding DUF2130 domain-containing protein, whose protein sequence is MKDQTTINCPDCGNSIDVNDILKHQLEEGIKKEYQEKLNQNQIELKKQKEKLDADQQEFLAKKEKENELFLDRLADEKKKVAIEIEEKLTKRLNSENENRLKSMEKELAQKSEQVKELHRKEAEISKLKREKDEAVEAAKVEQQKELDNLLREERQKISKKVEDENELKFKELHKQLEDQKKLTEEMKRKQEQGSMQLQGEVQELAIEDWLESNFPLDTIDEIKKGANGADCLQIVNTREQTGCGTIYYESKRAKNFSRTWVEKFKDDLRQKNANIGVIVTQVLPNGMDRMGMIDKNIWVCTYPEFKGLSAALRQTIINVSNAVITQANKGDKMSMLYDYLTSPEFRMQIEAIKDAFVDMQTDLNKEKVSTQTRWKRRQKQIDKVILNTTGMYGSIRGIAGNAVPLIADLEEDLDVQEDEGN, encoded by the coding sequence ATGAAAGATCAAACGACGATAAACTGCCCCGATTGTGGAAATTCTATTGATGTAAATGATATTTTAAAACATCAGTTAGAGGAAGGAATAAAAAAAGAGTATCAAGAGAAATTAAATCAGAACCAAATTGAATTAAAAAAACAGAAAGAAAAGCTCGATGCGGATCAACAAGAATTTCTGGCGAAAAAAGAAAAAGAGAATGAACTTTTCCTTGATCGGCTAGCTGATGAGAAAAAGAAAGTTGCCATAGAAATAGAAGAAAAACTTACTAAAAGGTTGAACTCTGAAAATGAGAATAGACTCAAGTCTATGGAAAAAGAACTTGCTCAAAAATCTGAACAAGTCAAAGAACTTCATCGAAAAGAAGCGGAGATATCCAAACTCAAACGAGAAAAAGATGAGGCTGTAGAAGCGGCTAAAGTAGAGCAACAAAAGGAACTTGACAACTTACTGAGGGAAGAGCGACAAAAAATCTCCAAAAAAGTCGAAGATGAAAATGAGCTCAAATTTAAAGAGCTCCATAAACAACTAGAGGACCAAAAGAAGCTTACTGAAGAAATGAAACGCAAGCAAGAACAAGGCTCTATGCAACTTCAGGGGGAGGTTCAAGAACTTGCTATTGAAGACTGGCTTGAATCCAATTTCCCTCTAGACACTATTGATGAAATAAAAAAGGGAGCTAATGGTGCAGATTGTCTTCAGATCGTAAACACACGCGAGCAGACTGGTTGTGGGACAATCTATTACGAAAGTAAAAGAGCGAAAAATTTCTCTCGTACCTGGGTGGAAAAATTTAAAGATGATCTAAGACAGAAGAATGCAAATATTGGTGTCATAGTTACTCAAGTTCTACCAAATGGTATGGATCGTATGGGGATGATAGATAAGAACATTTGGGTGTGTACATATCCCGAATTTAAGGGATTAAGTGCTGCATTAAGGCAGACAATAATTAACGTAAGCAATGCGGTAATTACACAAGCGAACAAAGGCGATAAAATGTCTATGCTTTATGATTATCTCACAAGTCCTGAGTTTAGAATGCAGATAGAAGCTATTAAAGATGCATTTGTAGATATGCAAACAGATCTCAATAAGGAAAAAGTCTCTACTCAAACACGTTGGAAAAGAAGACAGAAGCAAATAGATAAGGTAATTCTGAATACCACAGGAATGTATGGAAGCATTAGAGGGATTGCCGGGAATGCGGTACCTCTTATAGCAGATTTAGAAGAAGACCTAGACGTCCAAGAAGATGAAGGTAATTAA
- a CDS encoding AAA family ATPase — protein MKERINRILHALNENLFEREEIVKLTLLTTIAGESIFLLGQPGVAKSLIARRIKEVFKDGNSFEYLMNRFSTPDEIFGPIAISKLKKEDKYERITEKYLPTADIVFLDEIWKAGPSIQNSLLTVINEKVYRNGQQEIQIPLKGLISASNELPATGEGLEALWDRFIIRYLVENISDPNKFNIFLSTENIGFDATIDEIDKITTAEFDEWKTSIGKVKISDEALNVINVIRNYIIKYNEKEDTKKAIYVSDRRWKKIIKVLKTSAFLNDRESIDLMDCFLIAHTIWDEVEQIDIVKGFVTDAIKLHGYSLKYSLSMFSNEIEDLNLDIENQISAKREIIYYEPKVKNIDNKEYFEVIDFSPYSYLLKTDYVKLSKSQYQTYQLLSRNLYDRRKYEIKLINPTTIRIRSLDSWDSNYSKGIDYELTKNRKSKTEIVTQKPHNAIITAWDKKVSIISKEIDKIIKTIEAFKNKDLASLRNNIFINQKLAALAEYNLNQTIDSFALEKIKVENLKKEYDAL, from the coding sequence ATGAAAGAGAGAATTAATAGAATTCTTCACGCTCTTAATGAAAACCTTTTTGAACGTGAAGAAATTGTAAAACTCACATTGCTTACTACAATTGCTGGCGAAAGCATCTTTTTATTAGGACAACCAGGCGTTGCCAAAAGTTTGATTGCAAGACGAATAAAAGAAGTATTCAAAGATGGAAATTCATTTGAGTATTTAATGAACAGATTTAGTACACCTGATGAAATTTTTGGCCCAATTGCAATATCTAAACTCAAAAAAGAAGATAAATACGAGAGAATTACTGAGAAATATCTGCCAACGGCAGATATTGTATTTCTTGATGAAATATGGAAAGCGGGACCTTCAATACAAAACTCATTGTTAACAGTTATAAATGAAAAGGTTTACCGAAATGGACAACAAGAAATTCAAATACCTCTTAAAGGTTTAATTTCGGCTTCAAACGAATTACCCGCAACAGGAGAAGGTTTAGAAGCACTTTGGGATAGATTCATTATTCGGTACCTAGTAGAAAACATATCTGACCCAAATAAATTTAACATATTCTTATCGACCGAAAATATTGGCTTTGATGCAACTATTGATGAAATAGATAAAATAACAACTGCTGAATTTGATGAATGGAAAACGAGTATTGGTAAGGTTAAAATATCTGACGAAGCCCTTAATGTAATTAACGTAATTAGAAATTACATTATAAAATATAATGAAAAAGAAGATACTAAGAAAGCTATATATGTATCAGATAGACGCTGGAAAAAAATAATAAAAGTTCTGAAGACAAGTGCTTTTCTCAATGATAGAGAGAGTATAGATTTAATGGATTGCTTTCTGATTGCTCACACCATTTGGGATGAAGTAGAACAAATAGATATTGTGAAAGGCTTTGTTACAGACGCTATAAAACTCCACGGTTACTCTTTAAAATACAGTCTTTCAATGTTTTCTAACGAAATTGAAGACCTAAACTTGGATATTGAAAATCAAATAAGTGCAAAGAGGGAGATAATATACTATGAACCAAAAGTAAAAAACATTGATAATAAAGAATATTTTGAAGTAATAGATTTTAGTCCTTATTCATATTTATTGAAAACTGACTATGTGAAACTTTCTAAATCACAATACCAAACATATCAGTTGTTGTCAAGAAACTTATATGACAGAAGAAAATATGAAATAAAACTAATCAATCCCACAACCATAAGAATAAGAAGTCTTGATAGTTGGGACAGTAACTACTCAAAAGGTATAGATTATGAATTAACCAAAAATCGTAAATCTAAAACAGAAATTGTAACACAAAAACCTCATAACGCAATAATTACAGCATGGGACAAAAAAGTCTCAATTATTTCAAAGGAAATAGATAAAATAATTAAGACCATTGAAGCTTTTAAAAATAAAGATTTGGCTTCACTGAGAAATAATATTTTCATTAATCAAAAGTTAGCGGCGTTAGCAGAATATAATCTAAACCAAACTATAGACAGCTTTGCATTAGAAAAAATAAAAGTTGAAAATCTTAAAAAGGAATATGATGCACTCTAA
- a CDS encoding DUF3891 family protein codes for MIVKNTNEGWRIITQTNHAFLATQIAQALKENFRTEYWLETLLAISNHETLETDFNSGERINNLNLPIDFREATSSKKELYSKIESMVRKASNRSIIVGALVAEHLMFLHKGDINKKSIITLCKETIKNAKSLHKIDDTTFERMYGVVRFCDRLSLMICTEELPDLDRKFEINDSLDIGKVFLYLKDKSIKVTPWPFQEETCSIYIEHKLLTKSHFKDDSDFINVFHKSLVERSIFELSK; via the coding sequence ATGATAGTTAAGAATACAAACGAAGGATGGAGAATAATAACTCAAACAAATCATGCATTTTTAGCTACTCAAATTGCTCAAGCTCTAAAAGAAAATTTCCGAACAGAATATTGGCTAGAGACACTCTTAGCGATTTCTAATCATGAAACTTTGGAAACTGATTTCAATTCAGGGGAAAGAATTAATAATTTGAATCTACCTATTGATTTTCGAGAAGCTACTTCTTCAAAAAAAGAACTTTACAGTAAAATCGAGAGCATGGTTCGCAAGGCTTCAAATCGTTCTATCATTGTTGGGGCACTAGTAGCTGAACACCTTATGTTTCTTCATAAAGGAGACATTAATAAAAAGAGTATTATAACTTTATGTAAAGAGACTATTAAAAATGCCAAGTCTCTACATAAAATAGACGACACCACTTTTGAGAGGATGTATGGAGTTGTACGCTTTTGTGATCGATTATCGTTAATGATTTGTACTGAAGAACTTCCTGATTTAGATCGTAAATTTGAGATAAATGATTCTTTAGATATTGGAAAAGTCTTTCTATATCTCAAGGATAAAAGTATTAAAGTTACCCCTTGGCCATTTCAAGAGGAAACTTGTTCAATTTACATCGAACATAAATTATTAACGAAGTCGCATTTTAAAGACGACAGCGATTTCATTAATGTCTTCCACAAGTCACTTGTAGAGAGAAGCATTTTTGAACTCTCAAAATAG
- a CDS encoding VWA domain-containing protein → MKILKRNMMHSNNEIFTRFIKFGTISTEKERTKITEIIQDWIYVPVEMSNISKIYLEVINSFITDDKISSILKSQPHLKNEFIKELFQLLERIETNIVSEHSFKKEEKLLEQFDKLPIGQFDDELNLIKDSSILGKSQINNYKSALNFVINEKKNTKVKEFYKLHGNIAKQWDSLIKKQYNTAIGQQLLKANTAPAEHQLKKNFDSLKIEDFKTEWANWNTYKDFLKKKYKKRDFDINKYQREFESIIEKEVQLDPEVLKSVKSTLTNQWKDKLSFEKLQQKIRIIDDARIECLKELYIKIDSLKELLIVLTPFIYETTDLGRLWNMSTGNWQRVDFNLLEEYAQKLKENKDLQEIAKLLGKFRKAEAQLEEEEFEEIEVISRLKINNFGKSELIGITESDDLNNLLPVELALFSDIETESIFYKRFAEKRLQTFRYVTEERDYNQKSVNKKRAKEIEKDKGPFIIAVDTSGSMNGTPEFLAKIMAFAITKIAVREKRKAFLISFSTNVETFELTNIKDSLVKLIDFLQMSFHGGTDASEAVLEAINQMKTADYEKSDLLIITDGIFGNLDDDALDSIESLKKNGNKFNSLVIGNSYNKKALGFCDNVWQYDPRHDELKDLIVTIKTINA, encoded by the coding sequence TTGAAAATCTTAAAAAGGAATATGATGCACTCTAATAACGAAATATTTACTCGTTTTATAAAATTTGGAACCATTTCAACAGAGAAAGAGCGCACAAAAATTACTGAAATTATTCAAGATTGGATTTATGTTCCTGTGGAGATGTCAAATATTAGCAAGATATATTTGGAAGTTATTAATTCATTTATAACAGATGATAAAATCTCATCTATTTTAAAAAGTCAACCGCACTTAAAAAATGAATTTATTAAAGAATTGTTTCAGCTTTTAGAAAGAATTGAAACTAATATTGTCAGTGAGCATAGTTTTAAAAAAGAAGAGAAGCTCCTCGAACAATTTGACAAGCTTCCAATTGGTCAATTCGATGATGAATTAAATTTAATTAAGGATAGTAGCATTCTCGGTAAGTCTCAAATTAACAATTACAAAAGTGCTCTAAATTTTGTGATCAATGAGAAGAAGAATACAAAGGTTAAAGAATTTTATAAACTCCATGGAAATATAGCTAAACAATGGGATTCATTGATAAAAAAACAATACAACACTGCAATTGGTCAACAACTCTTAAAAGCGAACACAGCCCCTGCTGAACATCAACTTAAAAAAAACTTCGATAGTCTAAAAATTGAAGATTTCAAAACTGAATGGGCAAATTGGAATACTTATAAAGATTTTTTAAAAAAGAAATACAAAAAGCGAGATTTTGACATAAACAAATATCAAAGAGAGTTTGAAAGTATAATAGAGAAAGAGGTGCAATTAGATCCAGAAGTCTTGAAATCTGTAAAAAGTACCTTGACTAATCAATGGAAAGATAAACTATCATTTGAGAAACTTCAGCAAAAAATTAGAATTATCGATGACGCAAGAATCGAATGCTTAAAAGAATTATATATTAAAATTGATTCCTTAAAAGAACTTTTAATAGTACTAACACCATTTATCTATGAAACAACGGATTTAGGTAGACTTTGGAACATGTCTACTGGAAACTGGCAAAGAGTAGATTTTAATTTACTTGAAGAATATGCTCAGAAACTAAAGGAAAACAAGGATTTACAAGAAATTGCTAAGTTATTAGGGAAATTTCGAAAAGCAGAGGCTCAATTAGAGGAAGAAGAGTTTGAAGAGATTGAAGTTATTTCAAGACTGAAAATAAATAATTTTGGAAAATCTGAACTTATAGGAATAACCGAAAGCGACGATCTCAATAATCTGTTACCAGTTGAACTAGCTCTTTTTAGTGACATAGAAACTGAAAGTATTTTTTACAAAAGATTTGCAGAAAAAAGATTACAAACCTTTAGGTATGTTACTGAAGAAAGAGATTACAATCAAAAATCTGTAAATAAAAAACGAGCTAAAGAAATTGAAAAAGATAAAGGACCATTTATTATAGCGGTTGACACCAGTGGCTCAATGAATGGCACACCTGAATTTCTAGCGAAAATAATGGCCTTCGCAATAACGAAGATTGCTGTTAGGGAAAAACGAAAAGCTTTTCTTATTTCATTTTCAACAAATGTCGAAACATTTGAGCTTACAAATATTAAAGATTCCTTAGTCAAGCTCATTGACTTTTTACAGATGTCTTTTCACGGTGGAACTGATGCATCTGAGGCAGTCCTAGAAGCAATAAACCAAATGAAAACTGCAGATTATGAGAAATCAGATTTACTTATAATTACAGATGGAATTTTCGGAAACCTTGATGATGACGCATTAGACTCAATTGAAAGTTTAAAAAAGAATGGTAATAAATTTAACTCGCTAGTAATTGGCAATAGCTATAATAAAAAAGCATTAGGTTTTTGTGATAACGTGTGGCAATACGACCCACGACACGATGAACTAAAAGATTTAATCGTAACAATAAAAACTATAAATGCATAA
- a CDS encoding helix-turn-helix transcriptional regulator, whose protein sequence is MDTINSKLIELGYDGIALRQMQYDIAFMESSEGFGIELAQGLNDGRKRIFRYADPKFSLADHPLNQSDQEQLKTTLSILSRYRYREEFEWLDELLPRIEAAFEFAHNDYSSLISYQSNRDYVGQSWVGKIYNYLIQKKVLEITYRSFNQEQSENRIIHPYHLKQFNNRWFLFGHQISENGYSGLTTLALDRILDILPNDNKFIETHIEWGDYFDEMIGVSKSDEKPVLITLRFRESRIKYIDTKPIHGATQKNVTTDPSGLTRTIEVIPNRELYQKLLSFGEDVTVVSPESVKQKMIEKIQQMKENY, encoded by the coding sequence TTGGATACAATCAATTCCAAACTTATAGAATTAGGCTACGATGGTATTGCTTTAAGGCAAATGCAGTATGACATTGCATTTATGGAATCTAGTGAAGGCTTTGGTATTGAGTTAGCTCAAGGCCTTAATGATGGAAGAAAAAGAATATTTCGCTATGCAGACCCAAAGTTTTCTCTAGCTGATCATCCTCTCAACCAGTCAGATCAAGAGCAGCTTAAAACAACACTATCTATACTTTCTAGATATAGATATCGAGAAGAATTCGAATGGTTAGATGAACTTCTTCCTCGTATAGAAGCAGCTTTTGAATTTGCACATAATGATTACAGCTCACTTATAAGTTATCAATCCAATAGAGACTATGTAGGACAGTCTTGGGTAGGGAAAATTTACAATTATCTTATTCAAAAGAAAGTACTTGAAATCACCTATAGGTCATTTAATCAAGAGCAGTCGGAAAATCGTATCATACACCCCTACCACTTAAAGCAATTTAATAATCGATGGTTTCTATTTGGACATCAAATTTCTGAGAATGGATATTCCGGGTTGACCACTTTAGCCTTGGATCGTATTCTTGACATTCTACCAAATGACAACAAATTTATTGAGACACATATCGAGTGGGGAGATTATTTTGATGAAATGATAGGAGTATCTAAAAGTGATGAAAAACCTGTATTGATCACCTTACGCTTTCGCGAAAGCAGAATAAAATATATTGATACAAAGCCTATACACGGTGCTACCCAAAAGAATGTTACTACAGACCCGTCTGGGCTTACCCGAACTATTGAAGTAATTCCAAATCGGGAATTGTATCAAAAACTACTGTCATTTGGCGAAGATGTCACAGTGGTTTCTCCAGAATCTGTTAAACAGAAGATGATAGAAAAAATCCAACAGATGAAAGAAAATTATTAG